The following are from one region of the Cloacibacterium normanense genome:
- a CDS encoding GxxExxY protein has protein sequence MTENEISYLIRGAIYKVYNNIGPGLLESVYETALVYELRKIGLNVKSQLGLPFIYEELKMEVGFRIDIFVENKVIVEVKSVEHLAELHYKQLLTYLKLSEVKLGLLVNFNTSEINENIIRIVNHL, from the coding sequence ATGACCGAAAACGAAATATCTTATCTCATAAGAGGCGCCATATATAAAGTATATAACAATATTGGTCCAGGATTATTAGAATCAGTTTATGAAACCGCTCTTGTTTATGAACTAAGAAAAATAGGGTTAAATGTAAAGTCTCAATTAGGATTGCCATTCATTTATGAAGAATTAAAAATGGAAGTTGGCTTTAGAATTGATATTTTTGTAGAAAATAAAGTAATTGTAGAAGTAAAATCAGTAGAACATCTCGCAGAATTACATTACAAACAATTATTAACCTATCTTAAACTATCAGAAGTGAAATTAGGACTATTAGTAAATTTTAATACTTCTGAAATTAATGAAAATATAATAAGAATTGTAAATCATTTATAA
- a CDS encoding IS982 family transposase, whose protein sequence is MNNLIQNYNIILKELTNTCKHITTTKQIRLPKMSDLELVALNVTAEYMSINSELQLFRCISGTDLDGKIERSVYNKRKRKLLPYIEKIRETLSNNFSDFTDVFIVDSTPIEICKISRANRSAICATDEIKPSFGYCAAQKSRYFGYKLHAVCDKNGIFHSFDFSPANVHDVNYLNDIKENFQNCLLIGDRGYISKEIQMDLFNYSRINLSVPMRKNQHNFVEFSRTKSKIRKRIETNISQLCGQFTINTNFAKTFQGLATRIVSKITSFTMIQYLNFFVFKRSLNKLKINLC, encoded by the coding sequence ATGAACAATCTCATTCAAAATTACAATATTATTTTAAAAGAATTGACAAATACTTGTAAACATATAACTACAACCAAGCAAATTAGGCTTCCAAAAATGTCTGATTTGGAACTTGTGGCACTTAATGTTACTGCGGAATACATGTCAATTAACTCTGAATTACAGCTGTTTAGATGTATTTCAGGAACCGATTTGGACGGAAAAATTGAAAGAAGTGTCTATAATAAAAGAAAGAGAAAACTTTTACCTTACATTGAAAAGATCAGAGAAACTTTAAGCAACAATTTTTCGGATTTTACCGATGTATTTATTGTAGATTCAACGCCAATTGAAATATGCAAAATTAGTAGAGCAAATCGCTCGGCAATCTGCGCAACAGATGAAATTAAACCTTCTTTTGGATATTGTGCTGCACAGAAGTCAAGATATTTTGGTTATAAACTTCATGCAGTTTGCGACAAGAATGGAATCTTTCATTCTTTCGATTTTTCACCTGCAAACGTTCATGATGTTAATTACCTTAATGACATTAAAGAAAATTTTCAGAATTGCCTGTTAATAGGAGATAGAGGATATATCAGCAAAGAAATTCAAATGGATTTATTCAACTATTCTAGGATAAATCTTTCAGTCCCAATGCGCAAGAACCAGCATAATTTTGTGGAGTTTTCAAGAACAAAATCTAAAATCAGAAAACGTATTGAGACCAATATCTCGCAATTGTGCGGACAGTTCACAATCAACACCAACTTTGCAAAAACATTTCAAGGTTTAGCAACAAGAATAGTATCGAAAATAACTTCTTTTACGATGATTCAATACCTAAATTTCTTCGTATTTAAGAGAAGTTTGAACAAATTAAAAATTAATTTGTGCTAA